In Vigna radiata var. radiata cultivar VC1973A chromosome 3, Vradiata_ver6, whole genome shotgun sequence, the following proteins share a genomic window:
- the LOC106757605 gene encoding ABC transporter B family member 1, whose protein sequence is MSKDSEEIKTIEQWKWSEMQGLELVPDAATSQLQQQQDQVPREMETAREQPNKDAAASAASAASAAVTMNGGSIGGEKAESVPSVGFGELFRFADGLDYVLMGIGTVGAVVHGCSLPIFLRFFADLVNSFGSNANDVDKMTQEVVKYAFYFLVVGAAIWASSWAEISCWMWSGERQSTKMRIKYLETALNQDIQFFDTDVRTSDVVFAINSDAVMVQDAISEKLGNFIHYMATFVSGFVVGFTAVWQLALVTLAVVPMIAVIGGIHTTTLAKLSGKSQEALAQAGNIVEQTVAQIRVVLAFVGESRALQAYSSALRVAQKLGYKTGFAKGMGLGATYFVVFCCYALLLWYGGYLVRHHATNGGLAIATMFAVMIGGLGLGQSAPSMAAFTKARVAAAKIFRIIDHKPSIDRNSESGIELETVTGLVELKNVDFSYPSRPEVRILNDFSLNVPAGKTIALVGSSGSGKSTVVSLIERFYDPTSGQVVLDGHDIKTLKLRWLRQQIGLVSQEPALFATTIRENILLGRPDANQVEIEEAARVANAHSFIIKLPEGYETQVGERGLQLSGGQKQRIAIARAMLKNPAILLLDEATSALDSESEKLVQEALDRFMIGRTTLVIAHRLSTIRKADLVAVLQQGSVSEIGTHDELFSKGENGVYAKLIKMQEMAHETAMSNARKSSARPSSARNSVSSPIIARNSSYGRSPYSRRLSDFSTSDFSLSLDASHSNYRLEKLAFKEQASSFWRLAKMNSPEWLYALIGSIGSVICGSLSAFFAYVLSAVLSVYYNPDHRYMIREIEKYCYLLIGLSSTALLFNTLQHFFWDIVGENLTKRVREKMLTAVLKNEMAWFDQEENESARIAARLALDANNVRSAIGDRISVIVQNTALMLVACTAGFVLQWRLALVLIAVFPIVVAATVLQKMFMTGFSGDLEAAHAKATQLAGEAIANVRTVAAFNSERKIVGLFTSNLQAPLKRCFWKGQISGSGYGVAQFALYASYALGLWYASWLVKHGISDFSKTIRVFMVLMVSANGAAETLTLAPDFIKGGRAMRSVFELLDRRTEIEPDDQDATPFPDRLRGEVELKHVDFFYPTRPDMPVFRDLSLRARAGKTLALVGPSGCGKSSVIALIQRFYDPTSGRVMIDGKDIRKYNLKSLRRHISVVPQEPCLFATTIYENIAYGHESASEAEIIEAATLANAHKFISALPDGYKTFVGERGVQLSGGQKQRIAVARAFVRKAELMLLDEATSALDAESERSVQDALDRASSGKTTIIVAHRLSTIRNANLIAVIDDGKVAEQGSHSQLLKNHPDGIYARMIQLQRFTHTQVIGMASGSSSSTRPKDDEREG, encoded by the exons ATGTCAAAAGATTCTGAGGAGATAAAAACCATAGAGCAGTGGAAATGGTCAGAAATGCAAGGCCTTGAGCTTGTTCCTGATGCtgcaacttcacaactacaacaacaacaagaccAAGTTCCAAGGGAAATGGAGACTGCTCGTGAACAACCCAACAAAGATGCTGCTGCTTCTGCTGCTTCTGCTGCTTCTGCTGCGGTTACTATGAACGGTGGTTCCATTGGTGGGGAGAAGGCAGAGAGTGTTCCCTCTGTTGGGTTCGGAGAGCTTTTCAGATTCGCTGATGGGTTGGATTATGTTCTCATGGGAATTGGAACGGTTGGAGCAGTTGTGCACGGCTGTTCACTGCCTATCTTTCTTCGCTTCTTTGCGGATCTTGTCAATTCCTTTGGCTCCAATGCTAATGATGTGGACAAGATGACTCAGGAAGTGGTTAAG TATGCATTTTACTTCCTGGTGGTGGGGGCTGCAATATGGGCATCATCCTGGGCAG AGATTTCGTGTTGGATGTGGAGTGGGGAGCGTCAATCCACCAAGATGAGAATCAAGTATCTGGAGACTGCGTTGAACCAGGACATTCAGTTCTTCGACACTGATGTGCGGACTTCCGATGTTGTTTTCGCCATCAACAGCGATGCTGTCATGGTCCAGGATGCCATTAGTGAGAAG TTGGGGAATTTCATTCACTACATGGCTACGTTTGTTTCTGGCTTTGTTGTGGGTTTTACTGCTGTGTGGCAATTGGCTCTTGTCACTCTTGCTGTTGTACCTATGATAGCTGTGATTGGAGGCATTCACACCACCACCTTGGCCAAGCTCTCTGGCAAGAGCCAAGAAGCTCTCGCTCAAGCTGGCAACATAGTGGAACAG ACGGTTGCACAAATCCGAGTGGTGCTGGCCTTCGTTGGGGAGTCCAGAGCATTACAGGCCTATTCATCAGCCTTGAGGGTTGCACAGAAGCTTGGTTACAAAACTGGGTTTGCAAAGGGAATGGGATTGGGGGCCACCTACTTTGTTGTTTTCTGCTGTTATGCACTTCTGCTGTGGTATGGAGGTTATCTTGTTAGGCACCATGCCACCAATGGAGGACTTGCAATTGCAACCATGTTTGCTGTTATGATCGGTGGATT GGGTTTGGGGCAATCTGCACCAAGCATGGCTGCATTTACGAAGGCCAGAGTAGCTGCTGCAAAGATTTTCCGTATAATTGATCACAAGCCGAGTATTGATCGAAATAGCGAATCTGGCATTGAACTAGAGACTGTTACTGGACTTGTGGAACTGAAAAATGTAGACTTTTCTTACCCATCTAGGCCAGAGGTTCGGATCCTCAATGATTTCTCCTTGAATGTGCCTGCTGGCAAAACCATAGCTCTCGTGGGTAGCAGCGGCTCTGGTAAGAGCACTGTTGTCTCCCTCATTGAGAGATTCTACGACCCAACTTCAG GACAAGTTGTATTAGATGGGCATGACATTAAAACTTTGAAGCTTAGATGGTTGAGGCAGCAGATAGGATTAGTGAGCCAAGAGCCAGCTTTGTTTGCAACCACAATACGAGAAAATATACTGTTGGGTAGGCCTGATGCAAACCAGGTTGAGATTGAAGAAGCTGCTAGGGTTGCTAATGCGCATTCCTTCATCATTAAACTTCCTGAAGGCTATGAAACCCAG GTCGGAGAAAGGGGGCTGCAACTTTCTGGAGGGCAAAAACAGAGGATAGCAATAGCAAGGGCAATGCTGAAAAACCCTGCAATTCTTCTCCTAGATGAAGCAACAAGTGCATTGGACTCAGAGTCAGAAAAACTGGTGCAAGAAGCCCTTGACCGGTTCATGATTGGCAGAACAACTCTTGTCATTGCCCATCGCCTCTCCACAATTCGCAAAGCTGATCTTGTTGCTGTTCTTCAGCAAGGAAGTGTTTCTGAAATTGGAACTCATGATGAGCTGTTCTCAAAAGGTGAAAATGGAGTCTATGCCAAGCTTATAAAGATGCAGGAGatggctcatgaaactgcaatgAGTAATGCCAGAAAGAGCAGTGCAAG GCCTTCAAGTGCCAGAAACTCTGTCAGCTCACCAATAATTGCTAGGAATTCTTCTTACGGACGGTCACCATACTCGCGTAGGCTGTCTGATTTCTCTACATCTGATTTTAGTCTGTCCCTAGATGCATCACATTCAAATTACAGGCTTGAAAAGCTGGCTTTCAAGGAGCAAGCTAGTTCCTTCTGGAGACTTGCAAAAATGAACTCTCCTGAATGGCTTTATGCTTTAATTGGCTCTATAGGATCTGTTATTTGTGGATCTCTCAGTGCCTTCTTTGCTTATGTTCTTAGTGCTGTCCTCAGTGTGTACTACAATCCAGACCACAGATACATGATCCGTGAAATAGAAAAGTACTGTTACTTGTTGATTGGACTTTCATCAACCGCACTTCTCTTCAACACGCTGCAACATTTCTTCTGGGACATTGTTGGGGAAAATCTTACCAAACGTGTGAGGGAGAAAATGCTTACGGCGGTGCTCAAAAATGAAATGGCGTGGTTTGATCAGGAGGAGAATGAGAGTGCCAGGATTGCCGCAAGGCTGGCTCTTGATGCCAACAATGTCAGATCAGCCATTGGAGATCGAATTTCAGTAATTGTGCAGAACACTGCACTTATGCTAGTTGCCTGTACTGCAGGCTTTGTGTTGCAGTGGCGCCTTGCCCTTGTCCTCATAGCTGTCTTCCCTATTGTTGTTGCAGCCACTGTATtgcag AAAATGTTCATGACTGGTTTCTCTGGTGACCTGGAAGCTGCTCATGCAAAGGCTACACAACTTGCAGGAGAAGCTATAGCCAATGTAAGGACTGTTGCAGCCTTCAATTCAGAAAGAAAAATTGTGGGTCTTTTCACCTCGAATCTCCAGGCTCCACTAAAGCGTTGCTTTTGGAAGGGACAAATTTCAGGAAGTGGATATGGTGTAGCTCAGTTTGCACTTTATGCTTCCTATGCACTTGGTCTTTGGTATGCTTCTTGGCTAGTGAAGCATGGCATTTCTGACTTCTCTAAAACAATCCGAGTTTTTATGGTCCTAATGGTTTCTGCAAACGGTGCTGCTGAAACTTTAACACTGGCTCCTGACTTTATCAAAGGAGGCCGAGCCATGAGGTCAGTCTTTGAACTCCTTGACCGTAGGACTGAAATTGAACCCGATGATCAAGACGCCACTCCTTTTCCTGATCGTCTCCGTGGTGAAGTTGAACTTAAGCATGTAGATTTCTTCTATCCAACTCGCCCTGACATGCCAGTTTTTCGAGACCTCAGTCTTCGTGCAAGGGCCGGCAAAACTCTTGCTCTTGTAGGACCTAGTGGCTGTGGTAAGAGCTCAGTTATTGCACTTATACAGAGATTCTATGATCCAACATCTGGTCGGGTCATGATTGATGGCAAGGACATAAGGAAATACAATCTGAAGTCCTTAAGAAGGCACATTTCAGTGGTACCTCAGGAGCCATGCTTGTTTGCTACTACAATTTATGAAAACATTGCTTATGGGCATGAGTCAGCCAGTGAAGCTGAGATAATTGAAGCTGCAACTCTTGCCAATGCACACAAGTTCATATCTGCTTTGCCTGATGGATACAAAACATTTGTTGGGGAGAGAGGTGTTCAGCTATCTGGAGGACAAAAGCAAAGAATAGCAGTTGCTCGAGCTTTTGTGAGGAAAGCTGAGCTTATGCTTCTTGATGAGGCCACAAGTGCACTTGATGCTGAATCTGAGAGGTCGGTTCAGGATGCTCTAGACCGTGCCTCCTCTGGAAAAACAACCATCATTGTTGCACACAGGCTATCAACTATAAGGAATGCCAATCTGATTGCTGTGATTGATGATGGAAAAGTGGCTGAGCAAGGCTCCCATTCACAGTTGTTGAAAAATCACCCCGATGGGATTTATGCGCGAATGATTCAGTTGCAAAGGTTCACACACACCCAAGTCATTGGAATGGCCTCAGGTTCAAGTTCTTCAACAAGACCAAAAGATGATGAAAGAGAAGGCTAG